The following proteins come from a genomic window of Trifolium pratense cultivar HEN17-A07 linkage group LG4, ARS_RC_1.1, whole genome shotgun sequence:
- the LOC123924591 gene encoding CBS domain-containing protein CBSX3, mitochondrial-like: MQGALRSFLSNGSVIKNAVLQRVRVVNPLLQPAAFSRFESVTPARIEEHGFESTTISDILQGKGKGADGSWLWCTTDDTVYDAVKSMTQNNVGALVVVKPGEEKSIAGIITERDYLRKIIVQGRSSKSTKVGDIMTEENKLITVTPDTKVLRAMQLMTDNRIRHIPVINDKGMLGMVSIGDVVRAVVGEHRQELDRLNAYIQGGY; the protein is encoded by the exons ATGCAAGGAGCATTGCGATCATTTTTGTCAAACGGGAGTGTCATAAAAAATGCTGTTTTGCAACGAGTCCGCGTGGTGAATCCCCTATTGCAGCCAGCTGCCTTTTCACGGTTTGAGTCTGTTACACCTGCTCGTATTGAGGAGCATGGTTTTGAGAGCACCACAATTTCAGACATCTTGCAAGGAAAAGGTAAAGGAGCAGATGGTTCCTGGCTTTGGTGCACCACAGATGACACTGTTTATGATGCTGTGAAATCG ATGACACAAAACAATGTTGGAGCTTTGGTGGTCGTCAAACCTGGGGAGGAGAAGTCGATTGCAGGAATTATAACAGAAAGAG ATTACCTGAGGAAGATCATCGTGCAGGGAAGATCATCCAAGTCCACCAAGGTTGGCGATATTATGACTGAAGAG AACAAACTTATCACAGTGACCCCTGATACCAAAGTTCTAAGAGCAATGCAGCTGATGACTG ACAACAGGATCAGACACATTCCTGTCATAAATGACAAGGGAATGCTTGGAATGGTGTCCATTGGAGATGTCGTCCGTGCTGTTGTGGGTGAGCACCGTCAAGAGCTTGATCGCTTGAATGCTTACATACAAGGGGGTTATTAG